The following coding sequences are from one Pseudochaenichthys georgianus unplaced genomic scaffold, fPseGeo1.2 scaffold_1002_arrow_ctg1, whole genome shotgun sequence window:
- the LOC139433158 gene encoding uncharacterized protein: MIQVAGPDGPALVYRPWTIAEMKEISRDHLPDVELGGAKFAAALLMFCRQFTPTMPEIKTLLTLKMGPTHVSHFTEILRGQQHMTKPEWDDELNATYRDVLGRLETAITKKFPVKVDMARIYACKQNPEETVNDYYHRLEQVFKENSGVIKQEPGAEPQTEVGVWETHLSIAFLNGLSPAISASVRNSCIGVLDGARLEEIRRHAVHAERRLSEEKASEEKKRRDRKDKAQLTMVQAVTTTWTQGEGQGRGNRGGFRGQGGKGRGRGRDRNNRCFNCGETGHQIANCPHEKQKKNFRSDKSDHNRQNSSN, translated from the coding sequence ATGATACAGGTGGCCGGACCTGATGGTCCTGCATTAGTCTATCGCCCATGGACCATAGCAGAGATGAAGGAGATATCAAGAGATCACCTGCCAGATGTTGAGTTAGGAGGTGCTAAATTCGCTGCAGCACTTCTCATGTTCTGTAGACAATTCACCCCTACCATGCCGGAGATAAAGACATTGTTGACTCTGAAAATGGGTCCGACACACGTCAGCCACTTCACCGAAATACTGAGAGGTCAACAGCACATGACAAAACCCGAGTGGGATGATGAGCTGAACGCTACCTACCGTGATGTTTTGGGCCGCCTAGAGACTGCAATAACTAAAAAATTCCCCGTCAAAGTCGACATGGCAAGAATCTATGCATGTAAGCAGAACCCGGAGGAAACAGTAAATGACTATTACCACCGCTTAGAACAAGTGTTCAAGGAGAATAGCGGGGTTATCAAACAAGAGCCGGGGGCCGAGCCACAAACAGAGGTGGGAGTGTGGGAGACACACCTCAGCATCGCTTTCCTCAACGGCCTATCCCCGGCTATCTCTGCATCGGTGCGAAACTCCTGCATTGGCGTACTGGACGGTGCCCGGCTGGAAGAAATTCGCCGACATGCCGTGCATGCCGAGAGACGGCTCTCAGAAGAAAAggccagtgaagaaaagaaacgCCGGGACCGCAAAGACAAGGCCCAGCTGACCATGGTCCAGGCTGTCACAACCACCTGGACCCAAGGTGAGGGCCAGGGCAGAGGGAACCGGGGGGGTTTTCGTGGCCAGGGAGGAAAAGGCAGAGGACGGGGAAGAGACCGCAATAATCGCTGTTTTAACTGCGGAGAGACGGGTCATCAGATCGCTAACTGCCCACACGAGAAGCAGAAAAAGAACTTTCGCTCGGATAAATCGGATCATAACAGACAAAATTCTTCGAACTGA